Proteins from one Chitinophaga oryzae genomic window:
- a CDS encoding protein-disulfide reductase DsbD domain-containing protein gives MKKISFTLMLLLTGLVTAFGHAASQAPKGQPIQWKYTARKTGNGEAVLRFTATLANGWHLFALNNPANSPVRMAFTFLPGPAYRTEGNVSQPEPITRFEQLFGTNISYFENEVVFQQKVRLTGKSATVKGNIEFTVCGPRQCLPPETIAFTISIK, from the coding sequence ATGAAAAAGATATCCTTCACACTGATGCTGCTGCTGACCGGACTGGTTACCGCTTTCGGTCATGCCGCCAGCCAGGCGCCCAAAGGGCAGCCCATCCAATGGAAATATACCGCCCGGAAAACCGGCAACGGCGAAGCTGTGCTGCGCTTCACCGCCACCCTTGCCAACGGATGGCACCTGTTCGCCCTGAACAACCCGGCCAACAGCCCGGTGAGAATGGCTTTCACCTTCCTCCCCGGCCCGGCTTACCGCACGGAAGGCAATGTCAGCCAACCGGAGCCCATCACCCGGTTTGAGCAACTGTTCGGCACCAATATCAGCTATTTCGAAAACGAAGTGGTGTTTCAGCAGAAAGTCAGGCTGACCGGCAAAAGCGCCACGGTAAAAGGCAATATCGAATTCACGGTATGTGGTCCCCGCCAATGCCTGCCTCCTGAAACCATCGCATTCACCATCTCCATAAAATAA
- a CDS encoding sensor histidine kinase: MNTRQQPAFKISNRIIWLSSISLGILTAIPKIADHQFVLYEALVDAGVTSGFSLLIWYYNVYTFPSYTAKNAGGFGTKRLLRNLLVGLVIMFVLSCIQQYLLSHLNFGPVMLMFEVRGILINLTFYMFIHLLHQSYLNQQVSLELERSTSANLWAQYELLKQQVNPHFLFNSLNTLKYMVESEDKQAINFILKLSDFYRFTLESRKLNLVRLSEEMEILDSYMYLLKARFESGITLKKEIAAEVYASMIPPFTLQLLIENCIKHNIVSEEKPLHIYLYSTATHLVVENNIQLKRVPESSTGIGLENINQRYRHLLDGEMIIDVTAEKFTVKLPIIYERHHH, encoded by the coding sequence GTGAATACACGACAACAACCGGCATTTAAAATATCCAACCGGATCATCTGGTTAAGCTCCATTTCGCTGGGGATACTGACGGCCATACCCAAAATCGCCGATCATCAGTTCGTGCTGTACGAGGCGCTGGTAGATGCAGGGGTGACTTCGGGGTTCTCCCTGCTGATATGGTACTACAACGTATATACGTTCCCGTCGTATACGGCCAAAAATGCCGGCGGCTTTGGTACGAAAAGGCTGCTGCGGAACTTGCTGGTGGGCCTGGTGATCATGTTTGTCTTATCGTGCATACAGCAGTACCTGTTGTCCCATCTGAATTTCGGGCCGGTGATGCTGATGTTCGAGGTGAGGGGCATCCTGATCAACCTCACCTTTTATATGTTTATCCATCTGCTGCACCAGAGTTACCTTAACCAGCAGGTGTCGCTGGAGCTGGAGCGGAGCACGTCTGCCAACCTGTGGGCGCAGTATGAACTGCTGAAGCAGCAGGTGAACCCGCATTTCCTTTTCAACAGCCTGAACACGCTGAAGTATATGGTGGAAAGCGAGGATAAGCAGGCGATCAATTTCATCCTGAAGCTGTCTGATTTTTACCGTTTTACGCTGGAGAGCCGTAAGCTCAACCTGGTCCGGCTGTCGGAGGAAATGGAGATACTGGATTCCTATATGTATCTGCTGAAAGCGCGTTTTGAAAGCGGTATAACGTTGAAAAAGGAGATCGCAGCGGAGGTATATGCATCCATGATCCCGCCTTTTACCCTGCAGTTGCTCATAGAGAACTGTATCAAGCACAATATTGTTTCGGAGGAAAAGCCGTTGCATATTTATCTTTATTCCACCGCCACGCACCTGGTGGTGGAGAACAATATCCAGCTCAAACGGGTGCCGGAATCGTCGACCGGTATCGGGCTGGAAAATATCAACCAGCGGTACCGGCATTTGCTGGATGGTGAGATGATCATCGATGTGACCGCCGAAAAGTTTACTGTTAAATTACCGATCATATATGAACGTCATCATCATTGA
- a CDS encoding LytR/AlgR family response regulator transcription factor — protein MNVIIIEDEVKAARSLENLIMKLRPSTQVLAKLQSVEAAIDWLSSHEMPNLIFMDIQLSDGLSFDIFKTVTVTCPVVFCTAYGEYALDAIKANGVDYLLKPFSEEDLKAAFEKVENFRNFFQQHSGGNLEDLIRKISADEGKKSFLVFRNNKYVTVQTDQIAYIYIKYTSPSIVTFKGRSIPLRSLWTRCKTSCRPVSFTG, from the coding sequence ATGAACGTCATCATCATTGAAGATGAAGTAAAGGCCGCCAGATCATTGGAAAACCTGATCATGAAGCTGCGTCCGTCGACCCAGGTACTGGCTAAATTACAGAGTGTGGAAGCGGCGATCGACTGGTTGTCGTCCCATGAGATGCCCAACCTGATTTTTATGGACATACAGCTGTCCGACGGTCTCTCTTTTGATATATTCAAGACCGTTACCGTTACCTGCCCGGTGGTGTTCTGTACCGCTTACGGGGAGTATGCCCTGGACGCCATCAAGGCCAACGGGGTGGACTATCTGCTGAAGCCTTTCTCAGAAGAGGATTTGAAGGCAGCCTTTGAAAAAGTGGAGAATTTCAGGAACTTTTTCCAGCAGCATTCGGGCGGCAACCTGGAAGATCTGATCCGCAAAATCAGTGCAGACGAAGGCAAGAAGAGTTTCCTTGTATTTAGGAACAACAAGTATGTGACGGTGCAGACCGACCAGATCGCGTATATCTATATTAAGTACACGTCTCCTTCCATTGTTACTTTCAAGGGGAGGAGTATACCATTACGCAGTCTCTGGACCAGGTGCAAAACCAGCTGTCGGCCCGTCAGTTTTACCGGTTGA
- a CDS encoding LytTR family transcriptional regulator DNA-binding domain-containing protein → MQNQLSARQFYRLNRQYLINFSAVREVEHYFARKLLVNLHVATPEKLLIGKEKTAAFLQWLEER, encoded by the coding sequence GTGCAAAACCAGCTGTCGGCCCGTCAGTTTTACCGGTTGAACCGCCAGTACCTCATCAATTTTTCCGCGGTGCGGGAGGTGGAGCATTATTTCGCACGGAAGCTGCTGGTGAACCTGCATGTGGCGACGCCGGAGAAGCTGTTGATCGGAAAAGAGAAGACTGCAGCATTTTTGCAATGGCTGGAAGAAAGGTGA
- a CDS encoding terpene synthase family protein: MLNRKYAMVTIPGDIKISHFSETVQTNTVNWAQEFNLSPFYKPLKWYDRALFGVQAAREYPFASLEHITLAGELLTWLFTVDDSCDRGSEDKALATEMTDQLDVFISILERKPYGGNGRLELALANIAKKLQIICHDRPFLYRQFCIHMKDYLTECKLEIKMQLHRHQMSIEDYYRERPFTGFCIMYPLVAMFAGLRIPEKVYMHPVVKKIELEISLLGCLSNDLHSIRREAELEEGGFNLILIARRELNLTLDDAIDFVASEHARHLEAFEVARTFLPDFGDRINSQLAKYIAGVYQIVRGYDDWAVLDTERYR; encoded by the coding sequence ATGTTAAATCGAAAGTATGCAATGGTCACCATACCAGGTGACATCAAGATCAGTCATTTTAGTGAAACCGTGCAAACCAACACTGTCAACTGGGCCCAGGAGTTTAACCTGTCACCTTTTTACAAACCGTTGAAATGGTATGACCGCGCCCTCTTTGGAGTACAAGCCGCCCGTGAGTATCCCTTTGCCAGCCTGGAACATATTACATTGGCCGGAGAGCTGCTGACGTGGCTGTTTACCGTGGACGATAGTTGTGACAGAGGTTCGGAAGATAAGGCGTTGGCAACGGAAATGACGGACCAGTTAGATGTATTTATCAGTATCCTGGAGAGGAAACCTTATGGTGGTAATGGACGCCTGGAGCTGGCTTTAGCGAACATCGCCAAAAAATTGCAAATCATCTGCCATGACCGGCCCTTCCTGTACCGGCAATTTTGTATTCACATGAAAGATTATCTGACCGAATGTAAGTTGGAGATTAAGATGCAACTGCATCGTCATCAGATGAGTATTGAAGATTACTATAGGGAACGGCCCTTTACAGGCTTTTGTATTATGTATCCGCTGGTGGCAATGTTTGCGGGGCTGCGTATTCCGGAGAAAGTGTACATGCATCCTGTTGTAAAAAAAATAGAGCTGGAGATTAGTTTATTGGGCTGCTTATCGAATGACCTGCATTCTATCCGTCGTGAAGCCGAACTGGAAGAAGGTGGGTTTAACCTGATCCTGATTGCCAGGCGAGAGCTTAACCTCACGTTGGATGATGCCATCGATTTTGTTGCCAGCGAGCATGCACGGCATTTGGAAGCGTTTGAAGTTGCCCGTACTTTTCTGCCTGATTTTGGAGACCGCATCAACAGTCAATTGGCGAAATATATTGCTGGCGTATATCAGATAGTAAGAGGTTATGATGATTGGGCAGTGCTGGACACAGAGCGCTACCGCTAA
- a CDS encoding ATP-binding response regulator: MKPDHITMSDVTRQMLLQPVAGGVYGDEQEIAQRSAFMLNTIAIIFSALVVGIGGYFYFLTRSLLFLTGVPLETFCFLTVVFLNHKKQYFYANLLMLVTNVIFIGYWSTVLGDGMSLEMLLAFMTVITFYLISSFVLHKKNRALFYSIIGCVAIVIYIISNAYFRYITPLDLSKNVITAMRWSTSAALLIIIFAILTSYASQINGLLIESRRLQAASERKTAYLSEVFHEVRTPLNVVYSIAQVFLLKKDKLSNLEEENSDEEYKLPSGGEMADQLYSSTALTRNIINHVLEIAKIESGKFIEINKEDFSLFGLVNSTIAAHSYLASPKGIKITLDIDDALKQAIHSDKIILTKIFNNLLSNSIKYSTNNTVVRVVLKKADTFWTLEITNTGKIDPMIAKAAFERFVAKSENDSSSGLGLAITKHLVELLEGEISIVPQPDPDLTTMHVKLPFVAGEKPVIQLNKVADGRNIFWKSRVLLFEDDQMGAGWVMRFLKKWGVDAKLCKEDNVDNAVARIAAESPNLVISDLNMPGLSGEMLLKRMREHATLKSIPVLIVSASESFTENDAVAIGANGFLKKPIDFGELCLALAKFLPYRAVS, from the coding sequence ATGAAACCTGACCATATTACGATGTCCGATGTAACCAGGCAAATGCTCCTACAACCCGTGGCAGGCGGTGTTTATGGTGACGAACAGGAAATAGCGCAACGCTCTGCGTTTATGTTAAATACCATCGCTATTATATTTTCTGCGTTAGTTGTCGGCATAGGAGGTTATTTCTATTTTCTTACACGAAGCCTGCTTTTTTTAACCGGCGTCCCTCTGGAAACATTTTGTTTTTTAACAGTGGTTTTTCTGAATCATAAGAAACAATATTTCTATGCTAATCTCCTCATGCTGGTCACCAATGTAATCTTTATCGGCTACTGGTCTACTGTACTGGGCGACGGTATGTCTCTTGAAATGCTACTGGCGTTTATGACAGTAATAACCTTTTATTTAATCTCCTCTTTTGTACTGCATAAAAAAAACAGGGCACTCTTCTATAGTATAATAGGATGTGTGGCGATCGTGATTTATATTATCTCAAACGCTTATTTCCGGTACATCACACCACTCGACCTCAGTAAAAACGTGATAACGGCTATGCGTTGGTCTACAAGCGCCGCTCTTCTGATTATTATCTTTGCCATATTAACCTCCTATGCTTCCCAGATAAATGGCTTGTTGATTGAATCCCGCAGGCTTCAGGCTGCATCCGAGCGAAAGACCGCTTACCTGTCTGAAGTGTTTCATGAGGTAAGGACCCCGTTAAATGTGGTATACAGTATCGCGCAGGTCTTCCTGTTGAAGAAAGACAAGCTTTCCAACCTGGAAGAAGAAAATTCTGACGAAGAATATAAACTGCCCAGCGGTGGCGAAATGGCTGATCAGCTATACAGTTCTACAGCACTTACCCGCAACATCATCAATCATGTGCTGGAAATCGCAAAAATAGAAAGCGGGAAATTTATAGAGATCAACAAGGAAGACTTCTCCCTGTTTGGCCTTGTCAATTCCACTATCGCCGCACACTCTTATCTGGCCAGCCCCAAAGGTATCAAAATAACGCTGGACATCGACGATGCGCTCAAACAAGCTATTCACAGCGATAAGATTATCTTAACCAAAATCTTTAACAACCTGCTGTCCAATAGCATTAAATACAGTACCAATAATACCGTAGTGCGGGTGGTACTTAAAAAAGCCGATACCTTCTGGACACTGGAGATCACCAACACCGGGAAAATAGATCCTATGATCGCTAAGGCCGCCTTCGAACGTTTTGTGGCCAAGAGTGAAAATGACTCCAGCAGCGGGCTTGGGCTAGCCATCACCAAACACCTCGTGGAATTGCTGGAAGGAGAAATCTCCATCGTACCCCAGCCCGACCCGGACCTGACCACTATGCACGTTAAACTGCCCTTTGTAGCCGGCGAAAAACCTGTCATACAACTTAACAAAGTAGCGGACGGGAGAAACATTTTCTGGAAGTCCAGAGTATTACTCTTTGAAGACGATCAGATGGGCGCGGGATGGGTGATGCGCTTCCTGAAAAAATGGGGCGTGGACGCTAAATTGTGTAAAGAAGATAATGTGGACAACGCTGTTGCCCGTATTGCTGCAGAAAGCCCGAACCTGGTAATTTCAGACCTGAACATGCCGGGGTTATCGGGGGAGATGCTTTTAAAGCGCATGAGAGAACATGCCACCTTAAAAAGCATCCCCGTTTTAATTGTTAGTGCGAGTGAGTCATTTACTGAAAACGATGCTGTCGCTATTGGTGCGAATGGATTCTTAAAAAAGCCGATCGATTTTGGTGAATTATGCCTGGCACTCGCCAAGTTCCTGCCCTATCGTGCAGTATCGTAG
- a CDS encoding cytochrome P450, translating into MKTPLSQHPLHPRMQAAHPFFDASFTPYYSDHIPGAWQVTRYEDVVAVLSDYATFSSEYIPKTDDNVFTRNLNVTDPPKHRHLRALATKAFSPAIITQSEGWIRQQCEELLLPHLSTGSIEFVGDFALQLPHRVISRMLGVPDAEVEKVRQWIIAVAGDPRVIGVEIFGRSMQEMSIFFSELIQKRTAHPEDDLISQLIVSEVEGNRLETMDVIAMCVAIFLGGYETTKSSLANAMYIFSQLPDVQSHLAAHHEDIPKAVTEALRVLSPVKGFPRIAAKDVMVSSAAIKKGDLVNVSISTANKDESVFAHPDAFDMDRANLNQALSFGHGIHYCLGAPLARIETRIAFETIFRHARVRVATAEAPEPEISALVYSLKSLPLVLDKV; encoded by the coding sequence ATGAAAACGCCTTTGAGCCAGCATCCCCTGCATCCCCGTATGCAGGCCGCCCACCCTTTTTTTGATGCCAGTTTTACGCCCTATTATTCTGACCATATTCCGGGCGCCTGGCAGGTAACCCGTTACGAGGATGTGGTGGCTGTATTGAGCGACTATGCTACTTTTTCCAGTGAGTACATTCCTAAAACCGATGACAATGTATTTACACGTAACCTGAACGTGACCGATCCGCCGAAGCACAGGCATCTGCGGGCGTTGGCGACGAAAGCTTTTTCGCCGGCCATTATCACCCAGTCGGAGGGGTGGATACGACAACAATGCGAAGAGTTATTGTTGCCCCATCTGTCTACTGGTTCTATTGAGTTTGTGGGGGACTTCGCCCTGCAACTGCCTCACCGCGTGATCTCCCGCATGCTGGGAGTGCCGGACGCAGAGGTGGAAAAGGTAAGGCAATGGATTATTGCTGTAGCAGGTGATCCGCGGGTGATCGGCGTCGAAATATTCGGCCGGTCCATGCAGGAGATGAGCATCTTTTTCTCTGAGCTGATTCAGAAACGGACGGCTCATCCGGAGGACGATCTGATTTCGCAGCTGATTGTTTCTGAAGTGGAAGGCAACCGGCTGGAGACGATGGACGTGATTGCCATGTGCGTGGCTATTTTCCTGGGAGGTTATGAAACCACGAAGAGCTCCCTGGCCAACGCCATGTATATTTTCTCCCAGCTGCCCGATGTGCAGTCGCATCTGGCGGCCCATCACGAAGATATTCCGAAGGCCGTTACGGAAGCGTTGCGGGTATTATCGCCGGTGAAAGGATTTCCGAGAATAGCTGCGAAGGACGTCATGGTTTCCTCCGCAGCCATTAAAAAAGGTGATCTGGTGAATGTGTCCATCAGCACCGCGAATAAAGATGAATCTGTATTCGCGCATCCGGACGCGTTTGACATGGACCGGGCCAACCTGAATCAGGCGCTGAGCTTCGGTCATGGTATTCATTATTGCCTTGGTGCGCCGCTAGCCAGAATAGAAACCCGGATTGCCTTTGAAACGATCTTCCGTCATGCGCGGGTACGGGTGGCGACGGCTGAAGCGCCGGAACCGGAAATCAGTGCGCTGGTGTACAGCTTAAAGAGCCTGCCGCTGGTATTAGACAAGGTCTAA
- a CDS encoding terpene synthase family protein, which yields MNAIILPILYCPIEPAINPNYQHAIDHTNAWVKRFALHADGSYEKYLDDNFGMMTARFYPECGLDQLKLANDANVLLFVMDDAMDNQIERDELIQSQLNFESFVAACKQILADPQPPKSGDTGVMAALADVWLRFKAFSTTEWQHNFVESLHKMFAAGLWEYGNVQSGQLPTVAEFYKRRQYLGAAHVSTDMIEVIEEISLPAHILQHPAVMELVVLARNLVCWANDLFSLSKELDHGDQHNMVLIMKAERELSLETAILQAAALHDQEMRQFEQLSAELPDFGPYDAAVRKYVRILGAILRGNMDWSYRETARYNFEYGQVALDLV from the coding sequence ATGAATGCAATCATTCTCCCAATCCTCTACTGCCCTATTGAGCCAGCGATTAATCCAAACTACCAACATGCCATCGACCACACCAATGCGTGGGTAAAGAGATTTGCGCTGCATGCCGACGGCAGCTACGAAAAATACCTGGATGACAACTTCGGTATGATGACCGCCAGGTTTTATCCCGAATGCGGGCTGGACCAGCTGAAGCTGGCCAACGATGCCAACGTGCTGTTGTTTGTCATGGACGACGCCATGGACAACCAGATAGAGCGCGACGAACTGATACAGTCGCAGTTAAACTTCGAAAGTTTTGTGGCCGCCTGCAAACAGATCCTGGCCGATCCTCAGCCGCCCAAAAGCGGCGACACCGGTGTGATGGCCGCGCTGGCAGACGTATGGCTCCGTTTCAAAGCCTTCAGCACCACGGAATGGCAGCATAACTTCGTGGAGAGCCTCCACAAAATGTTCGCCGCCGGCCTCTGGGAATACGGGAACGTGCAGTCGGGCCAGCTTCCGACGGTGGCCGAATTTTACAAGAGAAGACAATACCTGGGCGCCGCACATGTCAGCACCGACATGATCGAAGTGATTGAAGAAATATCACTGCCGGCGCATATCCTTCAGCATCCGGCAGTGATGGAACTGGTGGTACTGGCGCGCAACCTGGTATGCTGGGCCAACGATCTTTTCTCCCTGTCGAAAGAACTGGACCATGGCGACCAGCATAACATGGTGCTCATCATGAAAGCCGAAAGGGAGCTGTCCCTGGAAACCGCCATCCTGCAGGCAGCAGCGCTGCACGACCAGGAAATGCGCCAGTTCGAACAGCTGTCCGCCGAACTTCCGGACTTCGGCCCCTATGATGCCGCCGTAAGAAAATATGTCCGCATTCTCGGCGCCATTCTGCGCGGCAATATGGACTGGAGCTACCGGGAAACCGCCCGGTACAACTTCGAATATGGACAGGTAGCTTTAGACCTTGTCTAA
- a CDS encoding hybrid sensor histidine kinase/response regulator, translating to MRRFWRLLKTLPYLGTDGAPLPLNSKRVIIILNSLALLTSFLCFLISTVLWNTAHEIRISGVGYAMAIIYLSVPLFNKAGKTNSALLTIFILQSFSAMYYGALLGPAINIEALAVFLCGAALLIIKSSRYKWAAISFVLTVTVILKVIWYGNLVDPLPLSISNNRLVYFFAAGAVLLMNALLLYFYERAVNKSNRELEALVEERTLALDQANRYKTTYLNSLSHDYRTQLNPIYGLAHELVLQAEDEGMPDQIQVSTDVIRALYASSRNMLDMTNVVLDTARIEAGMYDVPQPAPFSVRQWLYQQLDTYQYVSPVPLQLKIAGIPGRIVSDAALLTRILSNLLTNAIKFSRPGGTITITARATSQHFLLEVTDEGKGIPAEELEKVFDLYITGSKPGEGTGLGLPISRKIAETLGGTLTAASETGKGSTFRLSIPMVADNSRKSQPQQPNEFEHFYGAKVLCVDDDHSNRLLAELQLKRLGCTTAFAASSGEALEKAREIIPDVILLDYYLPEISGMALLEKIRKDTLLRHIPVIFISGNTDTAEVAAARAHGDGFLSKPIMLEQLYHALLPFLSSRLVTESRPL from the coding sequence ATGCGTAGATTCTGGCGCCTGTTGAAAACTCTTCCATATCTTGGTACAGATGGAGCTCCGCTTCCGTTAAACAGCAAGCGGGTCATCATCATTCTTAACTCCCTGGCTTTACTGACCTCATTTCTGTGTTTCCTGATCTCGACTGTTTTATGGAACACAGCGCACGAAATCCGTATTTCCGGCGTTGGTTACGCCATGGCCATCATTTACCTGAGCGTGCCGTTGTTTAACAAAGCCGGTAAGACCAACTCCGCTTTACTGACCATCTTCATACTGCAGTCCTTCAGCGCCATGTATTACGGCGCCCTGCTGGGACCAGCCATCAACATCGAGGCGCTGGCCGTTTTCCTCTGTGGCGCCGCGCTGCTGATCATCAAATCCAGCCGTTACAAATGGGCGGCGATCAGTTTTGTGTTAACGGTGACGGTGATCCTGAAAGTCATCTGGTACGGCAACCTGGTAGATCCGCTGCCGCTGAGCATCAGCAACAACCGGCTGGTCTATTTCTTCGCCGCCGGGGCCGTGTTGCTCATGAATGCACTGCTGCTGTACTTCTACGAACGGGCGGTGAACAAAAGTAACCGGGAATTGGAAGCCCTTGTGGAAGAAAGGACGCTGGCGCTGGACCAGGCCAACCGTTATAAAACCACTTATCTCAACTCTTTGTCGCACGACTACCGTACTCAGCTGAACCCGATTTACGGCCTCGCTCACGAGCTGGTGCTGCAGGCGGAAGACGAAGGCATGCCCGATCAGATCCAGGTGTCTACCGATGTGATCCGTGCGCTCTATGCCTCTTCCCGTAACATGCTGGACATGACGAACGTGGTGCTGGACACCGCCCGTATCGAGGCAGGGATGTACGACGTGCCGCAGCCGGCGCCGTTTTCCGTGCGGCAATGGCTTTACCAGCAGCTGGACACCTACCAGTATGTTTCGCCGGTACCCCTGCAATTAAAAATCGCCGGCATCCCCGGACGAATAGTCTCCGATGCGGCGCTGCTGACGAGGATACTGAGCAACCTGCTTACCAACGCCATCAAGTTTTCCCGCCCCGGCGGCACCATCACCATTACCGCCCGCGCTACCAGTCAGCATTTCCTGCTGGAAGTCACCGATGAGGGCAAAGGCATCCCCGCAGAAGAACTGGAAAAAGTTTTTGACTTATACATTACCGGTTCCAAGCCCGGTGAAGGTACCGGGTTAGGACTGCCTATTTCCCGGAAGATAGCGGAGACGCTGGGCGGTACACTGACCGCTGCCAGCGAAACCGGCAAAGGCAGCACTTTCCGCCTGAGCATCCCTATGGTGGCAGACAACAGCCGGAAAAGCCAGCCGCAGCAGCCCAACGAGTTCGAACATTTCTACGGGGCCAAAGTGCTCTGCGTGGACGACGACCACAGCAACCGGCTGCTGGCCGAACTGCAGCTGAAACGCCTCGGATGTACGACCGCTTTTGCCGCCTCTTCCGGCGAAGCCCTGGAGAAAGCCCGCGAGATTATCCCGGATGTGATCCTGCTCGACTACTATCTGCCCGAGATATCCGGCATGGCACTGCTTGAAAAGATCCGTAAGGATACCCTGTTGCGTCATATCCCCGTAATTTTTATCAGCGGCAATACCGATACCGCAGAGGTCGCAGCCGCCAGGGCGCATGGCGACGGGTTCCTCTCCAAGCCCATTATGCTGGAACAACTCTACCATGCCTTACTCCCGTTTCTGTCCAGCAGGCTCGTCACTGAAAGCAGACCACTGTAA